In the Candidatus Zixiibacteriota bacterium genome, GCGCCTACGACGCTTTTGCTTACTTCCGGTCGCTGTTGCCAAAGGGAGTCAGGGTTTGACGCTCGGGCGCATGCTCAATTTTTTGGAGGTCTGAACTCATGGCCAAAAGGGAACAAAGAATCGCCCGCGCCGCTTCGCCGGCGCCTCAAACCGCGCCGGTGCGCGACCTGCGCGACTGGCTCGCGCGGGTGGAAAAGATGGGTGAGCTCGTGCGCGTGACCGAGCCCGTCAGCTGCGAAGAGGAAATGAGCGCCATCAGCTACCTCATCGCCAAGCAGAGCCCTTCGCCTGCCGTGCTCTTCGAAGCGGCCAAGGGTTACGAGAGCAGCCCGTACAGAGCCCGGCTTTTGTGGAACATTCTCGGTCCGAGCCTGCGCCGGATCGCGCTCACGCTCGAAGAGCCTACGGACCTCCCGACTCTCGAGCTGATCCGCCGGGTCAAGGACAAGCTGAAGAACCGTATCCCGCCCCGGGAGGTGCCGCAGTCCCAGGCGGCTTTTTACGAGAACACCGTGACCGGCGAAGATATCGATCTTTACCAGCTGCCGATCCCGAAGCACTGGCCGCTGGACGGGGGTCGCTACGCCGGCACCGCCGATTGCGTAATCACCCGCGATCCCGACACCGGCTATACCAACGTCGGAACTTACCGGATGATGCTCCAGGGCAGGCGGGAAACCGGCCTGTACCTCTCGCCGGGAAAGGACGCGCGATTGCACATCACCCGCTCCTGGCAGCTCGGCAAGCCCATACAGGTGGCCGCCGCCTGGGGAATCGACCCGCTTTTCATGGTGGTCGGCTCGCAAACCTTTCCCAAGAATGTCTCGGAGTACGAGTACGCGGGCGGCGTGAAGGGGGAGCCAATCCCGGTGGTAAAGGGGAAAACCACGGATCTCCTGCTGCCCGCCAGCGCGGAGCTGGTTGTGGAGGGCGTCATCCGCCCCAACTCCGTCAGGAAAGAAGGGCCGTTCGGAGAGTTTCCCGGCTACTACGGCAGGCCTGAAGCGGGTTGCCCGCTGGTCGAGATCACCGCGGTCCATTATCGTAACCAGCCGATCCTCACCAACGCCCTGATGGCGGACTATCCCTCCAACGAGCAGAGCGGTTTCTTTTCCGTGATCCGGTCGGCCCGCATCTGGGACGACCTGGAGAAGCTCGGCGTTCCCGGCATCGTCGGCGTTTATGCCCACCCGGCCGGAGCGGGCGGCTTCGGCATGACGGTGCTGAGCATGGAGCAGCGTTACGCCGGGCACGCAGCGCAGGCGCTCGCGCTCGCCGCGCAGGTGCCCGGCGGAGCCTATTACACCAAGTGGATCATCGCCGTGGACGAGGACGTCGATCCGACCGATATGGACCAGGTGATCTGGGCGATGAGCAGCCGCTGTAACCCGATCGACGATATCGACATCCTGCGCAACACCTGGAGCACGTGGCTGGATCCTACACAAAACCCGCCGGAAAAGAGACCCTACGGCTCCAAGGCCCTGATCAACGCCTGTAAAGAGCACCGATACCTGCCGGTATTTGCCAAGCGGACGGCTTTGCGGCGCGAGGTCTACGAACGGGTAGCCGCCGAATGGAAGAGACTTGGCCTCCCGGGAGAGGTCCCCGAAGTCCGGGCTTTTGAAGAGGAAAAAAAGGTTGTTTACCACGAGGTAGGCGGCTTCGAGCCCGGCAAGCAGCCAGGGGAGGCCGAAAAGTAGCCGCCGTCGCCGGTTCCGGCCGGGGGGCTCGTGGCTGAAGCTGTCCATTTTTGTGCCGGCACCGGCTTAAACTCGCCCGTCCTGGTGTCCATGAGGCGCCTTGCTGTCGGCTGAAATACGCGTAAATTCAATAAGTTGATTTACGCCAGCCTTTTGGCACGTCACCTGCTCTAAGTTGGCCGACAACCCGGGTTTTTCGAGCCATAAAGACCGGGCGGCCGCCTTTTCCGTATGAGCGCCGCGATTACCAGGTTTTCCGATTGGAGCGTCGTCTCCGAACCGGCGCTGCCCGACGCCGTCAGGACTCTGCTCATCCAGACGGTTGAAGACGCACATCTCACTGTGTGCGAGCTCAGGCGGCGGGGTTTGGAGGT is a window encoding:
- a CDS encoding UbiD family decarboxylase gives rise to the protein MAKREQRIARAASPAPQTAPVRDLRDWLARVEKMGELVRVTEPVSCEEEMSAISYLIAKQSPSPAVLFEAAKGYESSPYRARLLWNILGPSLRRIALTLEEPTDLPTLELIRRVKDKLKNRIPPREVPQSQAAFYENTVTGEDIDLYQLPIPKHWPLDGGRYAGTADCVITRDPDTGYTNVGTYRMMLQGRRETGLYLSPGKDARLHITRSWQLGKPIQVAAAWGIDPLFMVVGSQTFPKNVSEYEYAGGVKGEPIPVVKGKTTDLLLPASAELVVEGVIRPNSVRKEGPFGEFPGYYGRPEAGCPLVEITAVHYRNQPILTNALMADYPSNEQSGFFSVIRSARIWDDLEKLGVPGIVGVYAHPAGAGGFGMTVLSMEQRYAGHAAQALALAAQVPGGAYYTKWIIAVDEDVDPTDMDQVIWAMSSRCNPIDDIDILRNTWSTWLDPTQNPPEKRPYGSKALINACKEHRYLPVFAKRTALRREVYERVAAEWKRLGLPGEVPEVRAFEEEKKVVYHEVGGFEPGKQPGEAEK